In Candidatus Methylomirabilota bacterium, the genomic stretch TGAAGCCCTTCATCGTGTTGCGGATCGCGCGGAGCCCAAAGAGGTCGCCGTAGCGGATCACGGGCACCTTCTCGTAGAACTGGCGCGTCTGCTGCTCCCAGAGGGCGAAGCGCTTCTTCTGGTCCGTCTCCCGGGCCAGCTCGGCTTGAATGCGGAGGATGTCCTCGTCGGTGGTCCAGCCCGGCCAGTGCGGGGTGAGAAAGACGGTGTGCGTCGGATCATAGAAGGCCCCGATGCCCGTGGTGAAGGCGTCGTACTCTTTTGAATTATTGCGCCGTTTGACCAGAGTCGCCCAGTCCACCACCTGGAGGTCGATATTGAAGCCCACGTCCTCGAGCTGCTGTTTGGTCAGGATGGCGAAGTCGTACATCCACTTGTATTCCTGCGTGGTCATGAAGCGGATGGGCTCCTTCTTGTAGCCGGCCTCCTGGAGGAGCCGCTTGGCCTTGTCCTTGTTCCGCTCGTTCCACGGCAGCCCGGAGAGCTTGGTGTGCCACGCCGGGATCTCGACCATGAGCAGACTCGAGTCCATGCGGTAGAACTCGGCCTTGCCCCCCGCCACGTTCTTCATGATCGGCTCGATGTCGATGGCGGCCTGCCAGGCCTGGCGCAGCTTCTGGTTCGTCATCAGGCCTTCCTTCTTGTTGAAGACCGCGACGAGCCAGTAGTAGGGCTTGGACACGATGGGACGAGCGTTTGCGGACTTCTTGAGGCGGTCATAGGAGTCCAGGTTGAGGTCGTCGGCGAAGTCCAGCTCGCCCGTCTCCACCTGGGCCACGCGGGT encodes the following:
- a CDS encoding ABC transporter substrate-binding protein — encoded protein: MTRSGSPRRLLTASMAILFGIAALASAAQAQTKGGVIRVGNLGEPPALDAHWTTASITETLTNHVYEGLYSLDSSNRPIPMLAEGHTVSKDGLVYTFKLRQGVKFHNGKEMTSEDVVASLGRWGKQSIYGKTLFAQVAEFKAVDKYTVEMRLKEKSAIVLISLAVPNNFGAIYPKEIAEKFPPEQKATEWIGTGPFKIADWKPDQYIRMVRFDEYKSRNEKPNGYGGGKTAYVDEIRWIPVPEVATRVAQVETGELDFADDLNLDSYDRLKKSANARPIVSKPYYWLVAVFNKKEGLMTNQKLRQAWQAAIDIEPIMKNVAGGKAEFYRMDSSLLMVEIPAWHTKLSGLPWNERNKDKAKRLLQEAGYKKEPIRFMTTQEYKWMYDFAILTKQQLEDVGFNIDLQVVDWATLVKRRNNSKEYDAFTTGIGAFYDPTHTVFLTPHWPGWTTDEDILRIQAELARETDQKKRFALWEQQTRQFYEKVPVIRYGDLFGLRAIRNTMKGFNEKTERIRFYNVWLEK